One window of Pelobates fuscus isolate aPelFus1 chromosome 9, aPelFus1.pri, whole genome shotgun sequence genomic DNA carries:
- the ARR3 gene encoding arrestin-C, protein MADGSKVFKKTSSDSKLSIYLAKRDYVDHVEFVEPVEGVILIDPEYQKDKKVFVTLTCAFRYGRDDMELIGLSFRKDLYVLSCQVYPLRPEDQKPLSPLQEKLKAKLGVNSFPFSFNIAKNLPCSVTLQPGAEDSGKACGVDYEVKGFWADNVEEKVHKRNSVSLIIRKVQYAPEISGPAPKADTTRQFMMSDRPLQLEASLEKEIYYHGEPINVNVKINNTTSKIVKKIKITVEQVTDVVLYSLDKYTKTVCSEEINDTVAANSTLSRTYSVTPFLADNRQKRGLALDGKLKHGDTNLASSTILRPGMDKEVMGILVSYKVRINLMVARGGILGDLTSSDVFVDLPLILMHPKPSESNAEDVVIEEFARHQLEGGDDEEEKEETES, encoded by the exons ATGGCAGACGGTTCAAA agttTTTAAGAAGACCAGCTCTGACAGCAAG TTATCCATCTACCTTGCAAAACGAGACTATGTGGACCATGTTGAATTTGTGGAACCTGTAG AAGGAGTAATTCTGATTGATCCTGAATATCAGAAAGACAAAAAAG TTTTTGTGACATTGACCTGTGCTTTTCGCTATGGTCGGGATGACATGGAACTCATTGGTTTGAGCTTCAGGAAGGATTTGTACGTTCTGTCCTGTCAAGTATACCCACTTCGTCCAGAAGATCAAAAGCCTCTCAGCCCCCTTCAAGAAAAACTTAAAGCAAAGCTAGGAGTGAACTCCTTCCCCTTCAGTTTTAAT ATTGCCAAGAATTTACCATGTTCTGTGACGCTACAACCAGGGGCAGAAGATTCTGGGAAG GCCTGTGGGGTGGACTATGAGGTGAAAGGATTCTGGGCAGACAATGTGGAGGAGAAAGTCCACAAAAG GAATTCTGTAAGCCTCATTATTAGGAAGGTTCAATATGCTCCTGAGATCTCTGGACCGGCCCCAAAAGCAGATACCACACGTCAGTTCATGATGTCTGATCGACCATTGCAGCTGGAAGCCTCACTAGAAAAAGAG ATATACTACCATGGGGAGCCAATCAATGTTAATGTGAAAATCAACAATACAACCAGCAAGATTGTGAAAAAGATCAAGATTACAG TGGAGCAAGTGACCGATGTTGTGCTTTATTCATTGGACAAGTACACCAAGACAGTATGCAGTGAAGAGATCAA TGATACAGTTGCAGCAAATTCAACATTATCCAGAACATACTCTGTGACTCCATTTTTAGCTGATAACCGGCAGAAGAGAGGCCTGGCCTTGGATGGCAAATTGAAGCATGGGGACACCAACTTGGCTTCATCCACAAT CCTGCGCCCAGGCATGGACAAGGAAGTGATGGGAATTTTGGTATCTTATAAAGTCCGAATTAATTTGATGGTGGCCAGAGGAGG CATTCTGGGTGACCTAACATCAAG TGACGTTTTTGTGGATCTTCCGCTTATATTGATGCATCCCAAACCATCTGAGAGTAA TGCAGAGGATGTGGTAATTGAAGAATTCGCTCGCCACCAGCTGGAAGGAGGTGATGATGAAGAAGAGAAAGAGGAAACAGAAAGCTGA